The Gossypium hirsutum isolate 1008001.06 chromosome D06, Gossypium_hirsutum_v2.1, whole genome shotgun sequence genome contains the following window.
TATCATCATCTAACAGGAAAGACAGCAAGCAAATTTTTAAATTCCCATAAAAGACTTGATTCATCTtaacaacaataaaaaattttggtCACATTCAACAAATACTTacctataattttttttcctaattcaTAGCActttacataaaattttgatttctatGAAATTGTCCTAAAATGATCTTCCAAACAACTTGCTCCGAGGTTGTAGTCTTTTAGGTATAAGATTTTGTTTTTTAGAGGTCAATCTGTTACAGGGGATAACAATGGTTTATTGAATAGGTCTACCACACATGAGTCGCAGATTTATTGAAACAATTAGCAACCAACTTTTACTCTTTGGTAGTCAAATGGATAAGTTGGTACATATTGCACTATAAATGCAGTGTTTCAATTTCTTCAACATGTGTCTCACTAAAACTATACAGTAATCAGTgaacttaaaaagaaaatagagataTGTAAAGTTTGCAAGAACAGTAAGGAGGAGATATTGCAGTAATTCCTCGATCAATTGGTGGAGGAAGCAACCCCATAGCTACGCTCAATGTGGAGCCCGACACCCCCCAGAATCCTCTTTTAATAACAACAATGACCCCAATCATGATCAggttctatttatttatatgtatatatatttatagagagagagagagagagaaagaggtTGTCTATTTGGTTTGTGATTGATGTTTCTAtgggattttttttcaaaaacctggATGGAGAAATTTTGTCATTTATAGGCCTTGGTTTCCTTGTTTCATTAGCTTATTGTTGAAGTTGGCCAGCATGCTGCCCTTGTTTCTCCAGGAACAACCTGAACAAGTGAAGTTCCAACAGATCGAGCTACTGTTTCATTTTGTTGATTTTGAATTAATGTTTTATAGCTTAGTTGAAAATAGAACAAGTTGTACTTGATGTTTTAAGTGCTGATTAGTTGAAAAATCAGCTTGTTCATGAGTGCAAGTAAGGTTTTGATAGTTACAATGTAATTAGTGGAGTTAAGTAGTATTTTAGGTATTCATTTGTTTGTTGTGACCAGCTCATGTCTGGTATTTGTATTGGCTTTATGCCATTACTCATTTCAATGAaaattctttgaagaattattCATCACATACTCTCcatcttttatttacttttgcttttaattttgttcttgACTTCTGTTTGTTTCTTCTGCAAGTCTCGAGCCTTGTTGCTCTAGTCACAGCAAAACTTGCTACCATATTGTTCAAAACACCAACACTTATCTTGATCCTGGAAACTGTAAGCCATTGCCACTCTTTCtcatttgattttaatgttttcttCTTTGATCATAATCTGATTAACGTCATGTCACAGTGGAAACTAATTTACAAGCAGGAGCCAGCCATGGATATGAGGTAATACTTAAGTTCAAGATAAAGcctttatatttataatattcttAAATGCAACACCATGAAACCTTTGCAATCTTCAGCTGCTGTGGGTGGTTTTGATCGGATTTTTCTTTGCTATCATAATCCAATCTCTTGCTGCAAATCTTGGAGTCAGCACTGGTAAttgattatatacatattttatactaataattaacaaaatctCCATTTTTGATGTTATAATTTAGCTTTATTTAACTTTTCAGGCAAACACTTATCAGAATTCTATAAGGCTGAGTACCCAAGAATGGTGAAAAATTACTTATGGATACTAGCAGAGATTGCTGTCATAGCTGCTGATATACCTGAAGGTTTCTTGCTATTTAAGTCATCATTTACATCATGGGTAAATAGTTCAAAAACCAAGTACTGAAAACAAGATATATGatgcatttatatatatgtggcaGTGATTGGGACAGCCTTTGGATTGAATATACTGTTTAACATCTCAGTATGGGTTGGATTTTTATTGACGGGTTTAAGCACTCTTCTCCTCCTTGGCCTGCAAAGATATGGGGTAATTAATTTGTGTTTGTATATGTAAATGTTAAATTAGAGAAGGTTACTATTTTCTAATGGTCTTGTTTTGtttaatatgatgtatataatgaaAAGGTGAGGAAATTGGAAATGCTGATAGCGGTGCTGGTGTTTGTAATGGCGGGATGTTTCTTTAGGGAAATGAGTTACGTAAAGCCACCAGCATCAGGTGTGGTTAAAGGCATGTTTGTTCCTAAACTTAATGGCCAAGGAGCCACCGGCGATGCCATTGCCCTCTTGGGTGCCATTTTTATGCCGTAAGATGAACATTACAACTTCAATCACTTTCtactttacttttaaaatttttatagatattttaaatttttttataatttttgttgagagaaatATCAATTTGTTcgttttcaaaattgatagggaccaCAAGAGTATTTATACCaatttgttattcgaattattcgaattgtaaaatttaactcgacttgaacttgaaactcgaattagttatttgagttgactcgaataacttgaatcgattaattcaaaattcaattttgtttccaaattaaaTCGAGTTTTGCGTACCCCAACATATATTGttatataatttcttttgaaaatattgcCTATAGAAAGGTTCCTTAGATGATTTTCATGTGCACTTCACATGAGCCACTAATAAACTCTCATAAAATCTTCAAAACCTGACTTTATAAGGGCAAGATCAAATCTCATCGAATCACATTTCAGTAAAGCTCTTAATTAATTCTAACGACAAAAAAATGGTGTGAATTACAGGTATAATATCTTCCTTCACTCAGCTCTGGAGTGGAGCTCTACACAGTGGACAGTTAGAGTGAGTATAAAACCACATGTTGATGCAGTCAACGTGGAAGGCTTGGTTACAATTAGGCAAAACGCGGGCTATCTCATCGTTTTCGAACTCGGACAAGTAAACGGCACAAGTAAGTGGAGTGAAATCGCTGGCCTTGGCTATGTCAGAGTAAATAAGGGTAGGGATTGTTTTAATGACAGAAAGGTCCAATATTTCgggtctatatttttacccgaaccctctcatTTTTTGGGCGGGCCATCGGGCCGGGCCAGGTAGCCTAaaccatgatcacctctaatagTAAGGAACCTTCATTTTTCCATTTCTCTTCTCTTGTCTCCATAAAAACCCTCCCCCACCATTCTATCCTTTCGTCTCCACCTCTCatacctttattttcttttcttccatgGATAACTACACTGATTTTCAAACCAAACATATTAATTGTGCTCTCAATGGCAAAGTAATACTCTGCACTGGTGTCATTTTCTTAGTCTTGTTCATCCTCCTCTGCTTCCATAACAACGCTCATTTTTTCTTCGGGAACCGCCATCGCCACTACCTCCGCCGGCATCGTGCTCAGCACTTGCTCTCCATTTCTACCGCCATTACCCCTCCACCCTCCGCTGCTGCTATTTTCGAAGGATTATTTTAATGACAGAAAGGTCTAAACCTTCGGAAGCAGTAGCAGAGGGTGAAGAGGTAATGGCGGTGAAAATGGAGAGCAAGTACTGAGCACAACATTAGTGGAGGTAGCGGTGATGGCAGTTCTCGAAGAAGAAATGAGCGTCGTTATGGAAGCAAAAGAAGATGAACAAGGCTAAGAGAAGGACACCAGTGCAGAGCATTACTTTGCCATTGAGAGCATAATTAATGTGTTTGGTTTGAAAACTAGTGTAGTTATCCATGGAAGAAAAAAATGAAGGTATGAGAGGTGGAGACGAAAGGATGGAATTGTGGGAGAGGGTTTTTATAGAGAGAAGAGAAGGAAAAGGGGAAAAGGAAGATTCCTTGctattagaggtgatcatgggttgggctactTGGCCTGGCCCGACGGCTTGcctgaaaaatgggagggttcgggtaaaaatattgCTTGAAATTTTGGATCTTTCTATCATTAAAACAATCCCCACCCTTATTTACTCTGACATAGCCAGGGCCAGCAATTTCACTCCACTTACTTGCGTCGTTTGCTTGTCCGAGTTCAAAAAAAACGACGAGAAAGCCCGCGTTTTGCCCAATTGCAACCATGCCTTCCACGTTGACTGCATTGACATATGGTTTTATACTCACTCTAACTGTCCACTGTGTAGAGCTCCAGTTTAGAGCTGGGTGAAGGAAGATATTATGCCTGCAATTCACACTATTTTTTGTACTTAGAATTAATTAAGAGCTTTACTAAAATGTGATTCGATGAGATTTGATCCTGCCCTTATAAAGTTAGGTTTTGAAGATTTTATGAGAGTTTATTAGTGGCTCACGTGAAGTGCACATGAAAATTAGTGGCTCATGTGAAATGCACATGAAAATCTTCTAAGGAACCTTTCTATGGgcaatattttcaaaagaaattatataaCAATATATGTAGGGGTGGGCAAAACTTGAtttaatttggaaacaaaattgacttttaaattaatcgaatcaagttattcgagtcaactcaaatAACTAATTCGAGTTTCACGTTCAAGTCGGgatgaattttacaattcgaataattcgaatagtAAATTGGTATAAATACTCTTTtggtccctatcaattttgaaaacgAACAAATTGATAtatctctcaacaaaaattataaaaaaaaatttaaaatatctataaaaattttaaaagtaaagtaGAAAGTGATTGATGTTGTAATGTTCATCTTACGGCATAAAAATGGCACCCAAGAGGGCAATGGCATCGCCGGTGGCTCCTTGGCCATTAAGTTTAGGAACAAACATGCCTTTAACCACACCTGATGCTGGTGGCTTTACGTAACTCATTTCTCTAAAGAAACATCCCGCCATTATAAACACCAGCACCGCTATCAGCATTTCTAGCTTCCTCACCTTTTTATTATATACGTCATATTCAACAAAACAAGACCATTAGCAAATATTAACCTTCTCTAATTTAACATTTACATATATAGACACAAATTAATTACTCCATATCTCTGCAGGCCAAGGAGGAGAAGAGTGCTTAAATCCGTCAATAAAACTCCAACCCATACTGGGATGTTAAATAGTATCTTCAATCCAAAGGCTATACCAATCACtgccacatatatataaatgcatCACATATCTTGTTTTCAGTACTTGGTTTTTGAACTATTTACTCATGATGTAAATGAAGACTTAAATAACAAGAAACCTTTAGGTATATCAACAGCTATGATAGCAATCTCTGCTAGTATCCATAAGCAATATTTCACCATTCTTGGGTACTCAGCCCTACACAACTCTGATAAGTGTTTGCTTGAAAAGTTAAATAAAGCTAAATTATAACATCAGAAATGgagattttattaattattaatatgtatgTAATCAATTACCAGTGCTGACTCCAAGATTTGTAGCAAGAGATTGGATTATGAGAGCAAAGACTAATCCGATCAAAACCACCTACAGCAGCTAAAGATTGCAAAGGTTTCATGCTCTTGCATTTaagaatattataaatataaaggCTTTATCTTGAACTTAAGTATTACCTCATATCCATGGTTAGCTCCTGCTTGTAAATCAATTTCCACTGTGACATGACGTCAATCAGATTATGATCAAATAAGAAAGCATTAAAATCAAAGGAGAAAGAGTGGCAATGGCTTACAGTTTCCAGGATCAAGATAAGTGTTGGTGTTTTGAACAATATGCAAGCAAGTTTTGCTGTCAGTTGAGCAACAAGGCTCGAGACTTGCagaagaaacaaacagaatacaagaacaaaattaaaagcaaaagtaaagaaaagatgGAGAGTATGAGATGAATAATTCTTCAaggaatttttattgaaatgagCAATGGCATAAAACCAATATAAATACTAGAGATGAGCTAGTCACCACAAACAAATGAATACCTAAAACACTACCTAACTCCGCTAACTACATTGTAACTTACAAAACCTTACTTTCACTCATGAGCAAGATGATTTTTCATCTAATCAGCACCTAAAACATCAAGTACAACTCGTTTTGTTTTCAactaagctacaaaacattaattcaaaatgaacaaaatgaaacaGTAGCTCGATCTGCTGGAACTTCACTTGCTCGGGTTGTTCCTGGTGCAACAGGGGCAGCATACTGGCTAACTTCAACAATAATCTAATGAAACAAGGAAACCAGGGCCTATAAATGACAAAAAATTTCTTCATCTAGGTTTCTGAAAAAAAAATCCCACAGAAACATCAATCACAAACAAAATAAATAGCCTCTTTCTTTCTctccttctctctctctctttatatatatataaagaaatggAACTTGATCATAATTAGGGTCACTGTTGTTATTAAAGGAGGATTCTGGGGGGGTTCCGGGCTCCACATTGAGCGCAGCTATGGGGTTGCTTCCTCCCCCAATTGATCGATGAATTACTGCAACATCTCTTCCTTGCTGTTCCTGAAAACTTTACATATCTCTCTGTTCTTTTTAAGTTCACTGATTACTGTATAGTTGCAATGAGACACATGTTGAAGAAACTAAAACACTGCATTTATAGTGCAATGTACCAACT
Protein-coding sequences here:
- the LOC121218441 gene encoding RING-H2 finger protein ATL51-like is translated as MEEKNEGMRGGDERMELWERVFIERREGKGEKEDSLLLEVIMGWATWPGPTACLKNGRVRVKILLEILDLSIIKTIPTLIYSDIARASNFTPLTCVVCLSEFKKNDEKARVLPNCNHAFHVDCIDIWFYTHSNCPLCRAPV
- the LOC121218627 gene encoding metal transporter Nramp5-like — protein: MVKYCLWILAEIAIIAVDIPKVIGIAFGLKILFNIPVWVGVLLTDLSTLLLLGLQRYGVRKLEMLIAVLVFIMAGCFFREMSYVKPPASGVVKGMFVPKLNGQGATGDAIALLGAIFMP